In Streptomyces capitiformicae, one genomic interval encodes:
- a CDS encoding serine/threonine-protein kinase, with amino-acid sequence MAAGKTVGRFIELAGECVAGVVLDGLNEVPWERLESALAPHSAEEMLRALRHLAAKGEAATEDDCYPLFDSFALSTGRIAPAATAALPFVVALAHDPAMGARLTLVELLTGLAKAAAKAEPDKVDAEWPEAWRRHRPQLRALLTDPRPEIRRQALPLAEGVGELLERWRAETDPTVRLPVLLELGTAARTADTDAVERVRAVLAEVLRTDGPVMRVAAVHAWAWFEPRAAVRELDLLVEVLSDPAVRPLFEAIWYVPDFKWAFTREDVVSRAVGLFEDVPHTALDFVVRLIDAARRNGDAPLCSAALDEAWRLLVDRPSAAPVLLPLAGALLADPDAGVRYRAAHLLAVLGRQAAPYADGLAALLDDPGEAGDLIEGTVGEQARWALTRIGDERALPGLVEQLYAPYEGQWSRSYCSGDPRLPEVEDVLTPLSAHAETLLPAVRELLRKDGKGGSLTCSFLEVLQAWGPAAAPALPEVVALLDDARYSVSAMEALMAMGPAARSAEPAVRRATVLDHPGNHEYVAWAAWRLGGDRDTALAPIAEAVLTEEGPLLYGPVERLGDFGPVAAPYADRVRYIMERCDGYQRLKAAIALWSITAEAEPTVSVLTEYVLPMADGDDSYGFLSFALSAFTRIGTVSPAARAALRTLRDSDRRLSAHQDYRAVLGDEEMRSAIDEVLALP; translated from the coding sequence ATGGCCGCCGGGAAGACGGTCGGACGGTTCATCGAGTTAGCGGGGGAGTGCGTGGCGGGCGTGGTGCTGGACGGGCTGAACGAAGTGCCGTGGGAGCGGCTGGAGTCGGCGCTCGCGCCGCACTCGGCCGAGGAGATGCTGCGCGCTCTGCGGCATCTGGCGGCCAAGGGCGAGGCGGCGACCGAGGATGACTGCTACCCGCTGTTCGACAGCTTCGCGCTGAGCACCGGACGCATAGCGCCCGCTGCGACAGCGGCCCTGCCGTTCGTCGTCGCCCTCGCCCACGATCCCGCCATGGGCGCCCGGCTCACGCTCGTCGAGCTGCTGACGGGCCTGGCCAAGGCGGCCGCCAAGGCCGAACCGGACAAGGTGGACGCGGAGTGGCCCGAGGCCTGGCGGCGCCACCGCCCTCAGCTGCGGGCGCTGCTCACGGACCCCCGGCCCGAAATACGACGGCAGGCCCTGCCCCTCGCGGAGGGTGTCGGGGAGTTGCTGGAGCGGTGGCGCGCCGAGACGGACCCGACGGTGCGGCTGCCCGTACTGCTGGAGCTCGGGACCGCCGCCCGCACCGCCGACACCGACGCGGTGGAACGGGTGCGGGCCGTACTGGCCGAGGTGCTGCGGACGGACGGGCCCGTCATGCGGGTCGCGGCCGTGCACGCCTGGGCGTGGTTCGAACCCCGGGCAGCGGTCCGTGAGCTGGACCTGCTGGTGGAGGTCCTGTCCGACCCTGCCGTGCGCCCGCTGTTCGAGGCGATCTGGTACGTGCCGGACTTCAAGTGGGCCTTCACCCGTGAAGACGTCGTCTCCCGGGCGGTCGGCCTGTTCGAGGATGTACCGCACACGGCACTCGACTTCGTCGTCCGGCTCATCGACGCGGCACGCCGGAACGGTGACGCCCCGCTGTGCAGCGCCGCGCTGGACGAGGCGTGGCGGCTGCTGGTGGACCGGCCGTCCGCGGCACCCGTGCTGCTGCCGCTCGCGGGCGCGCTGCTCGCCGACCCGGACGCCGGCGTACGGTACCGGGCGGCCCACCTGCTCGCGGTACTCGGCCGGCAGGCGGCTCCGTACGCCGACGGGCTGGCCGCGCTCCTCGACGACCCGGGCGAGGCCGGCGATCTCATCGAGGGCACCGTCGGCGAGCAGGCCCGCTGGGCGCTGACCCGCATCGGCGACGAGCGCGCCCTGCCCGGGCTCGTCGAGCAGCTGTACGCGCCGTACGAGGGTCAGTGGTCCCGCTCGTACTGCTCGGGCGACCCGCGCCTGCCGGAGGTCGAGGACGTCCTGACTCCGCTGTCGGCGCACGCGGAGACCCTGCTGCCTGCGGTGCGCGAGCTGCTCCGCAAGGACGGCAAGGGCGGCTCGCTGACGTGCAGCTTCCTCGAAGTCCTCCAGGCCTGGGGGCCGGCCGCGGCGCCCGCGCTGCCGGAGGTGGTGGCCCTGCTGGACGACGCCCGGTACTCGGTGAGCGCGATGGAGGCGCTGATGGCGATGGGACCGGCCGCCCGGTCCGCCGAGCCCGCCGTGCGCCGGGCCACGGTCCTCGACCACCCCGGGAACCATGAGTACGTGGCGTGGGCCGCCTGGCGTCTGGGCGGCGACCGCGACACGGCGCTGGCTCCCATAGCCGAGGCGGTGCTGACCGAGGAGGGGCCGCTGTTGTACGGTCCGGTCGAGCGCCTCGGCGACTTCGGCCCGGTGGCCGCGCCCTACGCCGACCGGGTGCGGTACATCATGGAGCGCTGTGACGGTTATCAGCGGCTGAAGGCGGCGATCGCGCTGTGGTCGATCACGGCCGAGGCGGAGCCGACCGTGTCCGTCCTGACGGAGTACGTCCTTCCGATGGCCGACGGCGACGACTCCTACGGCTTCCTCTCCTTCGCGCTCAGCGCCTTCACCCGGATCGGCACGGTCTCGCCGGCGGCGCGGGCGGCCCTGCGAACGCTGCGGGACTCCGACCGGCGGCTGTCGGCCCACCAGGACTACCGGGCCGTCCTGGGGGACGAGGAGATGCGGTCCGCGATCGACGAGGTTCTGGCCCTGCCGTGA
- a CDS encoding YciI family protein, translating into MAKYLLLKHYRGAPAPVNNVPMDQWTPEEISAHMQYMNDFAARLEKTGEFVDGQALAPEGMWVRYDGEGRPPVTDGPFAETKDLIAGWMVIDVDSHERAVELAGELSAAPGAGGRPIHEWLEVRPFYGTTTTITE; encoded by the coding sequence ATGGCCAAGTACCTGCTGCTGAAGCACTACCGTGGCGCTCCGGCTCCGGTCAACAACGTGCCCATGGACCAGTGGACGCCGGAGGAGATCTCGGCGCACATGCAGTACATGAACGACTTCGCGGCCCGGCTCGAGAAGACCGGCGAGTTCGTCGACGGTCAGGCGCTCGCGCCCGAGGGGATGTGGGTCCGGTACGACGGTGAAGGGCGCCCGCCGGTCACCGACGGCCCGTTCGCCGAGACCAAGGACCTCATCGCCGGCTGGATGGTGATCGACGTCGACAGCCACGAGCGCGCCGTCGAGCTGGCCGGGGAACTGTCGGCCGCCCCCGGGGCGGGCGGGAGGCCGATCCACGAGTGGCTCGAGGTGCGCCCGTTCTACGGCACGACGACCACCATCACGGAATGA
- a CDS encoding LuxR C-terminal-related transcriptional regulator produces MLDEFLESDLQALRVYRSLLANPSRTLEEIQQYTDLPEQDVKAAVGRLADLSLLSPVTDTTFLPMNPETVLRPALRRREAELDTERAHLTRQQATVAELTAEYAALGLRHTGGAEHLVGVHAVRTRLEQLSRDAVHEVCTFTPGGAVSAAGLESARPLDEESFGRGVRMRSLYLDSVRNDYATSEYATWLTSMGGQVRTVPTLPMRMIICDREVAVVPVNSEDSRQGALVIRYHGVVRALAELFELVWAQGVPLGEGSRPATENEASERDRVLLKLLSDGMTDQGIARKLGLSVRTIRRLMSDLMKRLNAQSRFEAGAEAVRRGWL; encoded by the coding sequence ATGCTGGACGAGTTTTTGGAGTCGGACCTTCAGGCCCTCCGTGTCTACCGGAGTCTCCTCGCCAACCCGTCCCGGACCCTTGAGGAGATCCAGCAGTACACAGACCTCCCCGAACAGGACGTGAAGGCGGCCGTGGGCCGGCTCGCGGACCTGTCCCTGCTCAGCCCGGTCACGGACACCACGTTCCTGCCGATGAACCCGGAGACCGTCCTCAGGCCGGCGCTGCGCCGCCGCGAGGCCGAACTGGACACCGAGCGCGCCCACTTGACGAGGCAGCAGGCCACCGTCGCCGAACTCACCGCCGAGTACGCCGCGCTGGGCCTGCGTCACACCGGGGGCGCCGAGCATCTGGTCGGCGTGCACGCCGTCCGCACCCGGCTGGAGCAGTTGTCGCGGGACGCCGTGCACGAGGTCTGCACCTTCACGCCGGGCGGCGCCGTGAGCGCGGCCGGTCTGGAGTCGGCCCGCCCGCTGGACGAGGAGTCCTTCGGCCGGGGCGTACGGATGCGGTCCCTGTACCTCGACAGCGTCCGCAACGACTACGCCACCTCCGAGTACGCCACCTGGCTCACCTCCATGGGCGGTCAGGTGCGCACCGTCCCCACGCTCCCCATGCGGATGATCATCTGCGATCGTGAGGTCGCCGTCGTGCCCGTGAACTCCGAGGACAGCCGCCAGGGCGCCCTCGTCATCCGCTATCACGGAGTCGTACGGGCCCTCGCGGAGCTCTTCGAGCTGGTCTGGGCGCAGGGCGTGCCGCTGGGCGAGGGCAGCCGCCCGGCGACGGAGAACGAGGCGAGCGAACGGGACCGCGTTCTGCTGAAACTGCTCTCCGACGGGATGACGGATCAGGGGATCGCCCGCAAACTGGGCCTCTCCGTGCGTACGATCCGACGGCTGATGTCCGACCTCATGAAGCGGCTGAACGCACAGAGCCGCTTCGAGGCGGGGGCCGAGGCCGTACGCCGGGGCTGGCTCTAG
- a CDS encoding sigma-70 family RNA polymerase sigma factor — MLRRKARRVQEVDDPAGGSGDTGADPLDAAQERRVRAVLALGGVPQADLLDGVQQVRLRLLERAASGREAPRDVSAWAAVVASNLAMDWHRAKRRQERLGERLASLRQPEHSSGEDSSVLSLAVARGLDELPDALRQVLVLRFYADLPVRGIAEELGIPEGTVKSRLHSAVRALRTRLHEDEVV, encoded by the coding sequence GTGCTGCGCAGAAAGGCGCGCCGCGTCCAGGAGGTGGACGATCCTGCGGGCGGCTCGGGGGACACCGGCGCCGATCCGCTGGACGCGGCCCAGGAACGGCGGGTACGGGCGGTGCTCGCGCTCGGTGGTGTGCCGCAGGCGGACCTGCTGGACGGGGTGCAGCAGGTACGGCTGCGGCTGCTGGAGCGGGCCGCGAGCGGTCGTGAGGCCCCGCGGGACGTGTCCGCGTGGGCGGCGGTGGTCGCCTCCAACCTGGCGATGGACTGGCACCGGGCCAAGCGCCGCCAGGAGCGCCTCGGCGAGCGCCTCGCCTCGCTGCGCCAGCCGGAGCACTCCTCCGGCGAGGACTCCAGCGTGCTCTCGCTCGCCGTCGCCCGCGGCCTGGACGAGCTGCCCGACGCCCTGCGCCAGGTCCTCGTCCTGCGCTTCTACGCCGACCTGCCGGTACGCGGGATCGCCGAGGAACTCGGCATCCCCGAGGGCACGGTCAAGAGCAGGCTCCACTCGGCGGTCCGCGCCCTGCGCACCCGCCTGCACGAGGACGAGGTGGTGTGA
- a CDS encoding type II toxin-antitoxin system PemK/MazF family toxin, which produces MKRGDIYMVDLEPARGSEASKVRPAVIVSNNGANESVERNNRGVVTVVPLTSNTSRVLTFQVFLGADESRLPKDSKVQCEQVRAVAPQRVLQRVGSVPRQRMAEIDSALRRHLAL; this is translated from the coding sequence ATGAAACGCGGTGACATCTACATGGTCGACCTGGAACCGGCCCGGGGCAGCGAGGCCAGCAAGGTCAGGCCTGCGGTGATCGTGTCCAACAACGGTGCCAACGAGTCGGTCGAGCGGAACAACCGGGGTGTGGTCACTGTCGTGCCGCTGACTTCAAACACCTCTCGCGTCCTGACTTTCCAGGTTTTCCTGGGTGCGGACGAGAGTCGCCTTCCCAAGGACTCCAAGGTCCAGTGCGAGCAGGTCCGCGCCGTCGCTCCGCAGCGTGTGCTGCAACGGGTCGGGTCGGTCCCGCGCCAGCGCATGGCCGAGATCGACTCGGCACTACGGCGGCACCTGGCGCTCTGA
- a CDS encoding NUDIX hydrolase yields MREELRVAAYAVCVRDGQLLLARWVSREGFKRWTLPGGGMDHGEDPYDTVVREVEEETGYEVEPTTLLGIDSIKRDYPRRLGARADFHGLRILYEAHITAGTLRHETNGSTDMAAWHPLEEVPNLDRVGLVDAGLTLWRERPQNGHLTLPVDTEGARG; encoded by the coding sequence ATGCGCGAGGAGTTGCGGGTGGCGGCCTACGCCGTATGCGTACGCGACGGGCAGCTGCTGCTGGCCCGCTGGGTGTCCAGAGAGGGCTTCAAACGCTGGACCCTGCCCGGCGGCGGCATGGACCACGGCGAGGACCCCTACGACACGGTCGTCCGCGAGGTCGAGGAGGAGACCGGCTACGAGGTGGAGCCGACCACCCTCCTCGGCATCGACTCCATCAAACGCGACTACCCCCGCCGCCTCGGCGCCCGAGCCGACTTCCACGGCCTGCGCATCCTCTACGAGGCCCACATCACCGCAGGCACCCTCCGCCACGAAACGAACGGCTCCACGGACATGGCCGCCTGGCACCCCTTGGAGGAGGTCCCGAACCTGGACCGCGTGGGCTTGGTGGACGCAGGCCTGACCCTGTGGCGAGAACGACCGCAGAACGGCCACCTGACACTTCCGGTGGACACGGAAGGGGCGCGGGGCTGA
- a CDS encoding TIGR03767 family metallophosphoesterase, which yields MSRIRSVAAAATNPDRRALLAATGAVGLSAGIGFALRPETDAPAATTTAADRAATVSLSNREAPAAPLTPYTRGTTLTSVAAPRNSSGYRRLGDGPAWNRVVRGDLATPKSGRETRRTTLASFVQFTDLHVVDVQHPLRYEYLRAQTASAWRPQEALSVAGAVSLVERVNALRGAPVTGSPLHFVMTTGDNTDNNSKTELDWFLKVMSGGRITPNSGDPRRYEGVQNSGLKLYWQPDAALRDADKQLGFPHLEGFLDAAIREVNSPGLNVPWYSTVGNHDSLPGGCYAPGDSFFADFAVGGKKLMTLDEQVGKAIWDNVKSGGDPRGTEWKELVKSQARKMRSVTPDENRAPFTPMEYLKAHLDPAHRGYGPVGHGYSQANLDAGTQYYAFRIADDVIGISLDSTDPGGHYEGSLGTAQLSWLDRTLKEAAKDGSYAVLFSHHTSKSMRNLNKDPARPKEARHGGDEVLALLGRHRNVLAWVNGHSHRNRITPHSSANGGSFWEISTASHIDFPQLARVIELVDNKDGTISLFTTLIESAAPHATDFSDLSQTGLAALYRELSFNAPGRRDTLTGTPGDRNTELVLRKG from the coding sequence ATGTCGCGCATACGCTCAGTCGCTGCCGCCGCCACCAACCCGGACCGCCGGGCCCTCCTCGCCGCCACCGGCGCGGTGGGCCTCTCGGCGGGCATCGGATTCGCCCTGCGGCCGGAGACCGACGCCCCGGCCGCCACCACCACCGCCGCCGACCGGGCGGCCACCGTGTCGCTGTCGAACCGCGAGGCCCCGGCCGCCCCGCTCACGCCGTACACACGAGGCACGACCCTCACCTCGGTCGCCGCCCCCCGCAACTCCTCCGGCTACCGCCGCCTCGGCGACGGCCCGGCCTGGAACCGGGTCGTACGCGGCGATCTCGCGACACCCAAGTCGGGCCGCGAGACACGCCGTACGACGCTCGCGTCCTTCGTGCAGTTCACCGACCTGCACGTCGTCGACGTCCAGCACCCGCTGCGCTACGAGTATCTGCGTGCCCAGACCGCCAGCGCCTGGCGCCCGCAGGAGGCACTGTCCGTGGCCGGCGCGGTCTCGCTCGTCGAGCGGGTCAACGCGCTGCGCGGAGCGCCCGTCACCGGTTCGCCGCTGCACTTCGTGATGACGACCGGCGACAACACCGACAACAACTCCAAGACGGAACTGGACTGGTTCCTGAAGGTGATGAGCGGTGGCCGCATCACCCCCAACTCCGGTGACCCGCGCCGCTACGAGGGCGTCCAGAACAGCGGCCTCAAGCTCTACTGGCAGCCCGACGCGGCCCTGCGCGACGCCGACAAGCAGCTCGGCTTCCCGCACCTCGAGGGCTTCCTGGACGCCGCGATCCGCGAGGTCAACAGCCCCGGCCTGAACGTGCCCTGGTACTCCACGGTCGGCAACCACGACTCCCTCCCCGGCGGCTGCTACGCCCCCGGCGACTCCTTCTTCGCCGACTTCGCGGTCGGCGGCAAGAAGCTGATGACCCTGGACGAGCAGGTCGGAAAGGCGATCTGGGACAACGTCAAGAGCGGCGGCGACCCCCGGGGCACCGAGTGGAAGGAGCTCGTCAAGTCCCAGGCGAGGAAGATGCGTTCGGTCACCCCGGACGAGAACCGCGCTCCCTTCACGCCCATGGAGTACCTGAAGGCCCACCTGGACCCGGCCCACCGCGGCTACGGCCCCGTCGGCCACGGCTACTCCCAGGCCAACCTCGATGCCGGCACCCAGTACTACGCCTTCCGTATCGCCGACGACGTCATCGGCATCAGCCTCGACTCCACCGACCCCGGCGGCCACTACGAGGGCTCGCTGGGCACGGCCCAGCTCTCCTGGCTGGACCGTACGCTGAAGGAGGCGGCCAAGGACGGTTCGTACGCGGTCCTCTTCAGCCACCACACCAGCAAGTCGATGCGCAACCTGAACAAGGACCCGGCGCGTCCGAAGGAGGCCCGGCACGGCGGCGACGAGGTCCTGGCCCTGCTCGGCCGCCACCGCAACGTGCTGGCCTGGGTCAACGGCCACAGCCACCGCAACCGCATCACCCCGCACTCGTCCGCGAACGGCGGCTCGTTCTGGGAGATCTCCACGGCCTCCCACATCGACTTCCCGCAGTTGGCCCGGGTGATCGAGCTGGTGGACAACAAGGACGGCACGATCTCCCTGTTCACCACCCTGATCGAGTCGGCGGCCCCGCACGCCACGGACTTCTCGGACCTCTCGCAGACCGGCCTCGCGGCCCTCTACCGGGAGCTCTCCTTCAACGCCCCCGGCCGCCGCGACACCCTCACCGGCACCCCCGGCGACCGCAACACGGAACTGGTGCTCCGAAAGGGCTGA
- a CDS encoding ribbon-helix-helix domain-containing protein yields MKISVSLPQEDVAFVDEYAARTEADSRSAVIHAAIELLRQAQLEQEYTEAFAEWDASEDAALWDRTSGDGITDETR; encoded by the coding sequence ATGAAGATTAGTGTGAGCCTGCCGCAGGAGGACGTTGCCTTCGTCGACGAGTACGCCGCGCGAACAGAGGCCGATTCCCGGTCAGCTGTGATACACGCCGCCATCGAACTGCTTCGTCAAGCGCAGCTGGAGCAGGAGTACACGGAGGCCTTCGCCGAGTGGGACGCGAGTGAGGACGCTGCCCTCTGGGACCGGACGAGTGGGGACGGGATCACCGATGAAACGCGGTGA
- the pepN gene encoding aminopeptidase N: MPGTNLTREEAQQRAALLSVDSYEIDLDLSGAQEGGTYRSVTTVRFAVAENGADSFIDLVAPTVHEVTLNGDALDPAEVFKDSRIALPGLLEGPNILRVVADCAYTNTGEGLHRFVDPVDDQAYLYTQFEVPDARRVFASFEQPDLKATFQFTVKAPTGWTVISNSPTPEPKDDTWVFEPTPRISTYITALIVGPYHSVHSVYEKDGQSVPLGIYCRPSLAEFLDSDAIFEVTRQGFDWFQEKFDYAYPFKKYDQLFVPEFNAGAMENAGAVTIRDQYVFRSKVTDAAYETRAETILHELAHMWFGNLVTMEWWNDLWLNESFATYTSIACQAYAPGSRWPHSWTTFANSMKTWAYRQDQLPSTHPIMAEIRDLDDVLVNFDGITYAKGASVLKQLVAYVGMDEFFRGVQAYFKAHAYGNTRLSDLLGALEETSGRDLKAWSKAWLETAGINILRPEIETDEDGVITSFAIRQEAPDLPAGAKGVPTLRPHRIAIGLYELDDDSGKLVRDERVELDVDGELTAVPQLVGKRRPAVVLLNDDDLSYAKVRLDEQSLAFVTKHLGDFESSLPRALCWASAWDMTRDAELATRDYLSLVLSGIGKESDIGVVQSLHRQVKLAIELYADPSARESLLTRWTDATLAHLRAAEAASDQQLAWARAFAATARTPEQLDLLEALLEGTQTIEGLAVDTELRWSFVQRLAAVGRYDEAEIAGEYERDRTAAGERHAATARAARPTPEAKAEAWASVIDSDKLPNAVQEAVIGGFVQTDQRELLAPYTDKYFAVVKEIWDSRSHEIAQQIAIGLYPTVQVSAETLTKTDTWLASAEPNAALRRLVSESRAGVERALKAQAADAAAATAVE; the protein is encoded by the coding sequence GTGCCTGGCACAAACCTGACCCGCGAAGAGGCTCAGCAGCGGGCGGCGCTGCTCAGCGTTGACTCGTACGAGATCGATCTCGACCTCTCCGGCGCGCAGGAGGGCGGCACCTACCGGTCCGTGACCACGGTGCGCTTCGCTGTCGCGGAGAACGGCGCCGACTCCTTCATCGACCTGGTGGCCCCGACCGTCCACGAGGTGACCCTGAACGGGGACGCCCTCGATCCCGCCGAGGTGTTCAAGGACTCCCGGATCGCCCTGCCGGGGCTGCTGGAGGGCCCCAACATCCTGCGGGTCGTCGCCGACTGCGCGTACACCAACACGGGTGAAGGTCTGCACCGGTTCGTCGACCCGGTCGACGACCAGGCGTACCTGTACACCCAGTTCGAGGTCCCGGACGCCCGCCGCGTCTTCGCCTCCTTCGAGCAGCCCGACCTGAAGGCCACCTTCCAGTTCACCGTCAAGGCGCCGACCGGCTGGACCGTGATCTCCAACTCGCCGACACCGGAGCCCAAGGACGACACCTGGGTCTTCGAGCCGACGCCCCGGATCTCGACCTACATCACCGCGCTGATCGTCGGCCCGTACCACTCCGTCCACAGCGTGTACGAGAAGGACGGGCAGAGCGTGCCGCTGGGCATCTACTGCCGGCCGTCGCTCGCCGAGTTCCTCGACTCGGACGCCATCTTCGAGGTCACCCGGCAGGGCTTCGACTGGTTCCAGGAGAAGTTCGACTACGCGTACCCGTTCAAGAAGTACGACCAGCTGTTCGTGCCGGAGTTCAACGCGGGCGCGATGGAGAACGCCGGGGCCGTCACCATCCGCGACCAGTACGTCTTCCGCTCCAAGGTGACGGACGCCGCGTACGAGACGCGCGCCGAGACCATCCTGCACGAGCTGGCCCACATGTGGTTCGGCAACCTCGTGACGATGGAGTGGTGGAACGACCTGTGGCTGAACGAGTCGTTCGCCACGTACACGTCCATCGCCTGCCAGGCGTACGCCCCCGGCTCGCGCTGGCCGCACTCGTGGACGACGTTCGCCAACTCCATGAAGACCTGGGCCTACCGGCAGGACCAGCTGCCGTCGACGCACCCGATCATGGCGGAGATCCGCGACCTGGACGACGTGCTCGTCAACTTCGACGGCATCACGTACGCCAAGGGCGCGAGCGTGCTGAAGCAGCTCGTCGCGTACGTCGGCATGGACGAGTTCTTCCGGGGCGTGCAGGCGTACTTCAAGGCGCACGCGTACGGCAACACGCGCCTGTCCGATCTGCTGGGCGCCCTGGAGGAGACCTCCGGCCGTGATCTGAAGGCCTGGTCGAAGGCGTGGCTGGAGACGGCGGGCATCAACATCCTCCGGCCCGAGATCGAGACGGACGAGGACGGCGTCATCACGTCGTTCGCCATCCGCCAGGAGGCCCCGGACCTGCCCGCGGGCGCGAAGGGCGTGCCGACGCTCCGCCCGCACCGGATCGCGATCGGCCTCTATGAACTCGACGACGACAGCGGCAAGCTGGTCCGCGACGAGCGCGTCGAGCTGGACGTCGACGGCGAACTGACCGCCGTACCCCAGCTGGTGGGCAAGCGCCGCCCGGCGGTCGTCCTCCTCAACGACGACGACCTGTCGTACGCGAAGGTCCGCCTGGACGAGCAGTCGCTGGCGTTCGTCACGAAGCACCTCGGGGACTTCGAGTCCTCCCTCCCCCGCGCCCTGTGCTGGGCGTCGGCCTGGGACATGACGCGCGACGCCGAACTGGCGACCCGCGACTACCTCTCCCTGGTCCTCTCCGGCATCGGCAAGGAGTCGGACATCGGCGTCGTGCAGTCGCTGCACCGGCAGGTGAAGCTGGCGATCGAGCTGTACGCGGACCCGTCGGCCCGCGAGTCGCTGCTCACCCGCTGGACGGACGCAACCCTCGCGCATCTGCGTGCCGCGGAGGCCGCCTCCGACCAGCAGCTGGCCTGGGCCCGCGCGTTCGCCGCGACCGCCCGCACCCCCGAACAACTGGACCTCCTGGAGGCCCTGTTGGAGGGGACGCAGACGATCGAGGGGCTGGCCGTCGACACCGAGCTGCGCTGGTCGTTCGTGCAGCGGCTCGCGGCGGTGGGGCGTTACGACGAGGCGGAGATCGCCGGGGAGTACGAGCGCGACAGGACGGCGGCCGGCGAGCGCCACGCGGCCACCGCCCGCGCCGCCCGCCCGACCCCGGAGGCCAAGGCGGAGGCCTGGGCCTCGGTCATCGACTCCGACAAGCTCCCGAACGCCGTCCAGGAGGCCGTCATCGGCGGCTTCGTCCAGACCGACCAGCGCGAACTGCTCGCCCCGTACACGGACAAGTACTTCGCCGTGGTCAAGGAGATCTGGGACTCCCGCTCCCACGAGATCGCCCAGCAGATCGCCATCGGCCTCTACCCGACCGTCCAGGTCTCGGCCGAGACCCTGACGAAGACGGACACCTGGCTCGCCTCCGCCGAGCCGAACGCGGCCCTCCGCCGCCTCGTCTCCGAGTCCCGCGCGGGCGTGGAGCGCGCGCTGAAGGCCCAGGCGGCGGACGCGGCGGCGGCTACGGCTGTGGAGTAG
- a CDS encoding aspartate-semialdehyde dehydrogenase, whose protein sequence is MRVGIVGATGQVGTVMRSILKERNFPTTELRLFASARSAGSVIDGVTVEDAATADYSGLDIVLFSAGGATSKALAEKVASQGAVVIDNSSAWRRDPEVPLVVSEVNPHAIADRPKGIIANPNCTTMAAMPVLRPLHAEAGLEALVVATYQAVSGSGLAGVAELHGQVQKVVADADKLTHDGGAVDFPEPGVYKRPIAFNVIPLAGSIVDDGLNETDEEQKLRNESRKILEIPDLKVSGTCVRVPVFSGHSLQVNARFARPISPERATELLSGAPGVALSDIPTPLQAAGQDPSYVGRIRTDETVDNGLALFISNDNLRKGAALNAVQIAELVAAELKG, encoded by the coding sequence GTGAGGGTCGGAATCGTCGGAGCCACCGGTCAGGTCGGCACGGTCATGCGCAGCATCCTCAAGGAACGGAACTTTCCGACGACCGAGCTGCGCCTGTTCGCCTCCGCCCGCTCGGCCGGGTCGGTCATCGACGGGGTGACGGTCGAGGACGCGGCGACGGCCGACTACTCCGGCCTCGACATCGTGCTCTTCTCCGCGGGCGGCGCGACCTCCAAGGCGCTGGCCGAGAAGGTGGCGTCCCAGGGCGCGGTCGTGATCGACAACTCCTCCGCGTGGCGCCGCGACCCCGAGGTGCCGCTGGTCGTCTCCGAGGTGAACCCGCACGCGATCGCCGACCGCCCCAAGGGCATCATCGCCAACCCGAACTGCACGACGATGGCCGCGATGCCGGTCCTGCGTCCGCTGCACGCGGAGGCGGGTCTGGAGGCGCTGGTCGTCGCCACGTACCAGGCGGTGTCCGGTTCCGGCCTCGCGGGCGTCGCGGAGCTGCACGGGCAGGTCCAGAAGGTCGTGGCCGACGCGGACAAGCTCACGCACGACGGCGGCGCGGTCGACTTCCCCGAGCCCGGCGTCTACAAGCGCCCCATCGCCTTCAACGTCATCCCCCTCGCCGGCTCCATCGTCGACGACGGCCTGAACGAGACGGACGAGGAGCAGAAGCTCCGCAACGAGTCCCGCAAGATCCTGGAGATCCCCGACCTCAAGGTCTCCGGCACCTGCGTCCGCGTCCCGGTCTTCTCCGGCCACTCCCTCCAGGTCAACGCCCGCTTCGCCCGCCCGATCTCCCCGGAGCGCGCGACGGAACTCCTCTCCGGCGCACCGGGCGTCGCCCTCTCCGACATCCCGACCCCCCTCCAGGCCGCCGGCCAGGACCCCTCCTACGTGGGCCGCATCCGCACCGACGAGACGGTGGACAACGGCCTGGCCCTGTTCATCTCCAACGACAACCTCCGCAAGGGCGCGGCGCTGAACGCCGTCCAGATCGCGGAGCTGGTGGCGGCGGAGCTGAAGGGCTGA